A region from the Fundidesulfovibrio magnetotacticus genome encodes:
- a CDS encoding response regulator, with protein sequence MKKRILFADDDPQLLAATRRMLWHTRDRWDLSFARTAAQALDILRDAPHDVAVCDLRLPDTGGRRLLKEVRRLYPWMLRIVLTGDTDQGRILQSVAVAHQFLAKPVSARQLEAVIARGCTLRDAILSEQVKARIGRIDALPAMPETFTRLVEAVEDERVPVEAVARIVAADVGLSADVLRLVNSAFFGRAGRVRDVTQAVTFLGLSAIRSLAMGVALIKAFDKATAPGMDFSLLWEHSQRTAAMARRIARMEGLSAERQEESFIAGLLHDLGKYVLALRDTQAFRALVDEARASEVALAEAEARRGGAGHAAAGAYLLGLWGLPDAVLEAVAFHHAPGAPGLSGMSPVLAVHAANSLEHDIVRIHSGYAPHPLDTEHLRSLGLEERVEDWRQECLAMRQNGEAP encoded by the coding sequence ATGAAGAAACGCATCCTCTTCGCCGACGACGACCCCCAGCTCCTGGCCGCCACGCGTCGCATGCTCTGGCACACGCGCGACCGCTGGGACCTCTCCTTCGCCCGCACCGCCGCACAGGCCCTGGACATCCTGCGCGACGCGCCCCACGACGTGGCCGTCTGCGACCTGCGCCTGCCCGACACCGGGGGACGCCGCCTGCTCAAGGAGGTCCGCAGGCTCTACCCCTGGATGCTGCGCATCGTGCTCACCGGCGACACGGACCAGGGACGCATCCTCCAGAGCGTGGCCGTGGCCCACCAGTTCCTGGCCAAACCCGTGTCCGCGCGGCAGCTGGAGGCCGTGATCGCCCGGGGCTGCACCCTGCGCGACGCCATCCTTTCCGAGCAGGTCAAGGCCCGCATCGGGCGCATCGACGCCCTGCCCGCCATGCCCGAGACCTTCACACGGCTCGTGGAGGCGGTGGAGGACGAGCGCGTTCCCGTGGAAGCCGTGGCCCGCATCGTGGCCGCCGACGTGGGGCTCTCCGCTGACGTGCTCCGGCTGGTCAACTCGGCCTTCTTCGGCCGGGCCGGGCGCGTGCGCGACGTGACCCAGGCGGTCACGTTCCTTGGGCTGTCCGCCATCCGCTCGCTGGCCATGGGCGTGGCGCTCATCAAGGCCTTCGACAAGGCCACCGCGCCGGGCATGGACTTCTCCCTGCTCTGGGAGCACAGCCAGCGAACGGCCGCCATGGCCCGACGCATCGCCCGTATGGAGGGGCTTTCGGCGGAGCGCCAGGAGGAGAGCTTCATCGCGGGCCTGCTGCACGACCTGGGCAAATACGTGCTCGCCCTGCGCGACACCCAGGCCTTCCGCGCCCTGGTGGACGAGGCCCGCGCCTCGGAGGTCGCCCTGGCCGAGGCCGAGGCGCGGCGCGGCGGCGCGGGGCACGCGGCGGCCGGGGCCTATCTTCTCGGACTCTGGGGCCTGCCCGACGCGGTGCTGGAGGCCGTGGCCTTCCACCACGCCCCGGGCGCTCCGGGACTTTCCGGCATGTCCCCGGTGCTCGCCGTGCACGCGGCCAATTCCCTGGAACACGACATCGTGCGCATCCATTCGGGCTACGCCCCCCACCCCCTGGACACGGAGCACCTGCGCTCCCTGGGCCTGGAAGAGCGCGTGGAGGACTGGCGGCAGGAGTGCCTGGCGATGCGCCAAAACGGAGAAGCCCCATGA
- a CDS encoding chemotaxis protein CheA, with amino-acid sequence MNTLGALFQEEQREHLAELDAALLDLDRDPADSGAVDRIFRALHSIKGACDMFGLAGCVALLHDVESLWDRVRCGLSPASRELVDVTLRVKDHLDPVAENGQDLPADLELLAGLEALVAPPAPARPSPPAAQAAARAQDAPTRSLRIRLAPSDPGHFARMDPAALLEELAGLGELHVEADTSGVPALEDLTPMDCRLAWDITLDTAQGADSVRDIFLFLENPGDVVVEDAPASDRAAPGECPGPSTGRPVQAAPPPAANGRPKPVQQAQSLRVEAAKLDNLVNLVGELVIAQARLTQVASDVGLSSLTAVTEEIERLVGELRDNTLSIRMLPIGTTFSRFRRLVRDLCSELGKDIALEAEGGETELDKTVIEQLGDPLVHLLRNSIDHGIEAPEAREAVGKPRQGRIVLSAKQAGGAVVIRIADDGKGLDPARIREKALERGLIAPDVRLSDQECCQLIFAPGFSTAEKVTSVSGRGVGMDVVKRSIEALRGAVEIDSVPGRGAAVTITLPLTLAIIDGLQVRAADEHYIIPLSMVEECVELADGRHSRGRTLHIRGEIVPYVRLRETFLLPGEHPGLEQVVITRHENGRTGIAVDEVVGQQQTVIKSLGRLIGRVEGISGATINGDGSMALILDVPQLVASVLRETGADQETSAT; translated from the coding sequence ATGAACACCCTCGGTGCACTCTTCCAGGAAGAACAGCGCGAACACCTGGCCGAACTGGACGCCGCCCTGCTCGACCTGGACCGCGACCCCGCAGACAGCGGAGCGGTGGACCGCATCTTCCGCGCCCTGCATTCCATCAAGGGCGCCTGCGACATGTTCGGCCTCGCGGGCTGCGTGGCCCTGCTCCACGACGTGGAATCCCTGTGGGACCGCGTGCGCTGCGGCCTGTCGCCCGCGTCCCGCGAGCTGGTGGACGTCACCCTGCGCGTCAAGGACCACCTGGACCCCGTGGCCGAGAACGGGCAGGACCTCCCGGCGGACCTGGAACTCCTGGCGGGACTGGAGGCCTTGGTCGCGCCCCCCGCCCCCGCCAGGCCATCGCCCCCCGCCGCGCAGGCGGCGGCCCGCGCCCAGGACGCGCCGACCCGCTCCCTGCGCATCCGCCTCGCGCCCTCGGACCCGGGCCACTTCGCGCGCATGGACCCCGCCGCCCTCCTGGAAGAGCTTGCGGGGCTGGGCGAACTGCACGTGGAGGCCGACACCTCCGGGGTGCCCGCCCTGGAGGACCTCACCCCCATGGACTGCCGCCTTGCCTGGGACATCACCCTCGACACCGCCCAGGGCGCCGACAGCGTGCGCGACATCTTCCTTTTCCTGGAGAATCCTGGCGACGTGGTCGTGGAGGACGCCCCCGCGTCCGACCGCGCCGCCCCGGGGGAATGCCCCGGCCCGTCCACGGGCCGCCCTGTCCAGGCGGCCCCCCCTCCGGCCGCGAACGGCAGGCCCAAGCCCGTGCAGCAGGCCCAGAGCCTGCGCGTGGAAGCCGCCAAGCTCGACAACCTCGTGAACCTCGTGGGAGAACTGGTCATCGCCCAGGCCCGCCTCACCCAGGTGGCCTCCGACGTGGGCCTTTCCTCGCTCACGGCCGTCACCGAGGAGATCGAGCGTCTGGTGGGCGAGCTGCGCGACAACACACTCTCCATCCGCATGCTGCCCATCGGCACCACGTTCAGCCGCTTCCGCCGCCTCGTGCGCGACCTGTGCTCCGAACTGGGCAAGGACATCGCCCTTGAAGCCGAAGGCGGCGAGACCGAACTGGACAAGACCGTCATCGAACAGCTGGGCGACCCCCTGGTGCACCTGCTGCGCAACTCCATCGACCACGGCATTGAGGCCCCCGAGGCGCGCGAGGCCGTCGGCAAGCCCCGCCAGGGGCGCATCGTGCTCTCGGCCAAACAGGCGGGCGGGGCCGTGGTGATCCGCATCGCCGACGACGGCAAGGGGCTGGACCCGGCGCGCATCCGCGAAAAGGCCCTGGAGCGCGGCCTCATCGCCCCGGACGTCCGGCTCAGCGACCAGGAGTGCTGCCAGCTGATCTTCGCCCCGGGCTTCTCAACTGCGGAGAAGGTCACCAGCGTCTCGGGCCGGGGCGTCGGCATGGACGTGGTGAAGCGCTCCATCGAGGCCCTGCGCGGGGCCGTGGAGATCGACTCCGTTCCCGGACGCGGCGCCGCCGTCACCATCACCCTGCCGCTCACCCTGGCCATCATCGACGGCCTCCAGGTGCGCGCCGCCGACGAGCACTACATCATCCCCCTCTCCATGGTGGAGGAATGCGTGGAGCTTGCCGACGGCCGCCACTCGCGAGGGCGCACGCTGCACATCCGGGGCGAGATCGTGCCCTATGTGCGCCTGCGCGAGACGTTCCTCCTCCCGGGCGAACACCCGGGGCTCGAACAGGTGGTGATCACCCGTCACGAGAACGGCCGCACCGGCATCGCCGTGGACGAGGTGGTGGGCCAGCAGCAGACCGTGATCAAGAGCCTGGGGCGGCTCATCGGCCGCGTGGAGGGCATCTCCGGGGCCACCATCAACGGCGACGGCTCCATGGCCCTCATCCTGGACGTGCCCCAGCTGGTGGCCAGCGTGCTCCGGGAGACCGGAGCCGACCAGGAAACCTCGGCGACCTGA
- a CDS encoding ATP-binding protein, with product MNNDRPDPGPGPSEHPAALRMSVPASLAAIDLAVEEVRRRLQASAPEADLFPALTALREALLNAVVHGCRQDPALAVDLELNVDGNEAIILVTDPGPGFDWRERPPTMPPAGSTSGRGRCIMNLYALAVRYNEAGNGLTLRLALA from the coding sequence ATGAACAACGATCGCCCCGATCCGGGCCCCGGGCCTTCGGAGCACCCCGCGGCGCTGCGTATGAGCGTGCCGGCCAGTCTTGCGGCCATCGACCTGGCCGTGGAAGAGGTCAGGCGGCGCCTCCAGGCCAGCGCCCCGGAGGCGGACCTCTTCCCGGCGCTCACGGCGCTGCGCGAGGCCCTGCTCAACGCCGTGGTGCACGGCTGCCGACAGGACCCCGCCCTGGCCGTGGACCTGGAACTGAACGTGGACGGCAACGAGGCCATCATCCTGGTGACCGATCCAGGCCCCGGGTTCGACTGGCGGGAGCGCCCGCCGACCATGCCCCCGGCCGGGTCCACCAGCGGAAGGGGCCGCTGCATCATGAACCTCTACGCCCTGGCCGTGCGTTACAACGAGGCCGGGAACGGACTGACCCTGCGCCTGGCCCTGGCCTGA
- a CDS encoding two-component system sensor histidine kinase NtrB: MPQDSPPSPAPPSAPDGDAPEATLQGPACLPPEEAGAMLQAILTGIRAGAVILDPTSFTVTELNGVAEELFAIRRQDVIGRNYRELSARLTPLEQPSPGPQTREQDDMAFAGGEFLLARPGGKSLPVSRTILNASVGGKRRLIDILFDISEKKTMERELGLARKLEAIGQLASGIAHEINTPVQYVGGNLSFLNDAFTDLAGYLARLEALGDALRDGRDWARLLEEADKARGELRVQELLDEIPGAIADSLTGVDRVAVIVGAMRTFSHPGQAERRLVDVNRAVEATLVIARNEWKYDADVETDLDPELPLLPCSPGDFNQALLNVVVNAAHAVSERFHGSGAKGVIRISTARDGDWMEITVGDTGVGIPRENLERIFDPFFTTKEVGKGTGQGLAIVHSVVSRHGGAIRLDSTPGEGTRFTLRFPLGREGAAA, from the coding sequence ATGCCCCAGGACTCCCCCCCCAGCCCGGCCCCCCCGTCCGCCCCGGACGGCGACGCGCCGGAGGCCACCCTCCAGGGCCCGGCCTGCCTCCCGCCCGAGGAGGCCGGGGCCATGCTCCAGGCCATCCTCACCGGCATCCGCGCCGGGGCCGTCATCCTGGACCCCACCAGCTTCACCGTCACGGAACTCAACGGCGTGGCCGAGGAACTCTTCGCCATCCGCCGCCAGGACGTGATCGGGCGCAACTACCGGGAGCTCTCCGCCCGCCTCACCCCCCTGGAGCAGCCCTCCCCCGGGCCGCAGACGCGCGAGCAGGACGACATGGCCTTCGCCGGGGGGGAATTCCTGCTCGCCCGCCCGGGCGGGAAGTCCCTGCCCGTGTCGCGCACCATTCTGAACGCTTCCGTGGGCGGCAAGCGCCGCCTCATCGACATTCTCTTCGACATCAGCGAAAAAAAGACCATGGAGCGCGAGCTTGGCCTGGCCCGCAAGCTGGAGGCCATCGGCCAGCTGGCCTCGGGCATCGCCCACGAGATCAACACCCCCGTCCAGTACGTGGGCGGCAACCTGAGCTTCCTCAACGACGCCTTCACCGACCTCGCCGGCTACCTGGCCCGCCTGGAAGCCCTGGGCGACGCCCTGCGCGACGGCCGGGACTGGGCCCGGCTCCTCGAAGAGGCCGACAAGGCCCGCGGGGAACTGCGCGTGCAGGAGCTGCTGGACGAGATCCCCGGGGCCATCGCGGACTCGCTCACCGGGGTGGATCGCGTGGCCGTCATCGTGGGAGCCATGCGCACCTTCTCCCATCCCGGCCAGGCCGAGAGGCGTCTGGTGGACGTGAACAGGGCCGTGGAAGCCACCCTGGTCATCGCGCGCAACGAATGGAAGTACGACGCCGACGTGGAAACCGACCTCGACCCGGAGCTGCCCCTGCTCCCCTGCTCCCCCGGCGATTTCAACCAGGCCCTGCTCAACGTGGTGGTCAACGCGGCCCACGCCGTGAGCGAGCGCTTCCACGGCTCGGGGGCCAAGGGCGTCATCCGCATCTCCACCGCGCGCGACGGCGACTGGATGGAGATCACCGTTGGCGACACGGGCGTGGGCATCCCCAGGGAGAACCTGGAGCGCATCTTCGATCCCTTCTTCACCACCAAGGAGGTGGGCAAGGGCACGGGGCAGGGTCTGGCCATCGTGCATTCGGTGGTGAGCCGCCACGGCGGGGCCATCCGGCTGGATTCCACCCCCGGGGAAGGCACGCGCTTCACCCTGCGCTTCCCACTGGGCCGGGAAGGCGCGGCCGCATGA
- the proB gene encoding glutamate 5-kinase yields MEDWKTQKAECLAKARRIVVKAGSAVLTSGNGVDLAVVKSLAKDIAALHRTGREVLLVSSGAVAAGRAVIRQQELAGLPDRQAASAIGQSRLMHAYDEAFGEMGIVTAQLLLTRDDLEGRERYLNVRNTLRTLLSWRSLPVVNENDTVAVQELVYGDNDCLASLLVGVVGADLFVNLTSAKGVFTENPAENPKAAHRPCIEDIACLDLEAMCRGKTASGTGGMHSKLLSARRAAQLGVPTLIVAGREPDRLSRAFAGEDLGTWVAAEGRPISRRKYWLAYTADPRGGLWVDQGAAQALRQSGKSLLPAGIVRVEGDFEKGAVVRILDFQGQTVGVGLANYDAGDLKKIMGLKSGHIAQVLGQAPYPEAVHRDNMVLDAAL; encoded by the coding sequence ATGGAAGACTGGAAAACACAGAAAGCCGAATGCCTGGCCAAGGCCAGGCGCATCGTCGTCAAGGCCGGCAGCGCCGTGCTCACCTCTGGCAACGGCGTGGATTTGGCCGTGGTGAAAAGCCTGGCCAAAGACATCGCCGCACTCCATCGCACGGGCCGGGAGGTGCTCCTGGTCTCCAGCGGCGCGGTGGCCGCCGGGCGCGCCGTGATCCGCCAGCAGGAGCTGGCCGGGCTCCCCGACCGCCAGGCCGCCTCGGCCATCGGACAGAGCAGGCTCATGCACGCCTACGACGAGGCCTTCGGCGAGATGGGCATCGTCACCGCGCAGCTCCTGCTCACGCGAGACGACCTGGAAGGGCGCGAACGCTACCTCAACGTGCGCAACACTCTGCGCACGCTCCTCTCCTGGCGCAGCCTGCCCGTGGTCAACGAGAACGACACCGTGGCCGTGCAGGAGCTGGTCTACGGCGACAACGACTGCCTGGCCTCGCTCCTGGTGGGCGTGGTGGGGGCCGACCTCTTCGTGAACCTCACCTCCGCCAAGGGCGTGTTCACCGAAAACCCCGCCGAGAACCCCAAGGCCGCCCACCGTCCCTGCATCGAGGACATCGCCTGCCTGGACCTGGAGGCCATGTGCAGGGGCAAGACCGCCTCGGGCACCGGCGGCATGCACTCCAAGCTCCTTTCGGCCCGCCGCGCCGCCCAGTTGGGCGTGCCCACGCTTATCGTGGCCGGGCGCGAGCCGGACCGCCTCTCCCGCGCCTTCGCGGGCGAGGACCTGGGCACCTGGGTGGCCGCCGAAGGACGCCCCATCTCGCGCCGCAAGTACTGGCTGGCCTACACCGCAGACCCCAGGGGCGGCCTCTGGGTGGACCAGGGCGCGGCCCAGGCCCTGCGCCAGTCCGGCAAGAGCCTGCTGCCCGCGGGCATCGTACGCGTGGAGGGCGACTTCGAGAAGGGCGCCGTGGTGCGCATCCTCGATTTCCAGGGCCAGACCGTGGGCGTGGGCCTGGCCAACTACGACGCGGGGGACCTCAAGAAGATCATGGGCCTCAAGTCCGGGCACATCGCCCAGGTGCTGGGTCAGGCCCCCTATCCCGAGGCCGTGCACCGCGACAACATGGTCCTGGACGCAGCCCTCTGA
- a CDS encoding HD domain-containing phosphohydrolase, whose protein sequence is MTVLFVDDDERVLAMFARTLASRFQVETRSDPAEALELVRKGSVAVAVADLRMPGMDGMEFLARAGELSPNTVKIVLTGHADLESAMAGVNEGRLFRFLTKPCDTQTLVRALEAALEQHRLVTAEKELLRGTLHGCIKVLTEILGQTNPEAFGRAERIKRLARAMAPRLRLKDPWKVELAAMLSQIGCIFIPEEIVQRGSCDGSLSPEELQIYHMHPTVGSQLLSSIPRLEDVREMIRHQEDSLADNPAQPRGARLLKICLDFDALESCLGSKVDAVGRLKQTPERYDPAILEAFERYVLADTGVVPRDIRLAELREGMILGEDLMSETGAMLLAKGLEVNPYSLMRLRNLAKAQKVREPFRVLVPMTGAASRQEDAAGEQAAG, encoded by the coding sequence ATGACCGTGCTCTTCGTGGACGACGACGAACGGGTGCTCGCCATGTTCGCCCGCACCCTGGCGAGCCGCTTCCAGGTGGAGACGCGCTCCGACCCCGCCGAGGCCCTGGAGCTGGTGCGCAAGGGCAGCGTGGCCGTGGCCGTGGCCGACCTGCGCATGCCCGGCATGGACGGGATGGAGTTCCTCGCCCGGGCAGGCGAGTTGAGCCCCAACACGGTGAAGATCGTGCTCACGGGGCACGCGGACCTGGAGTCCGCCATGGCGGGGGTCAACGAGGGGCGGCTCTTCCGCTTCCTCACCAAGCCGTGCGACACCCAGACCCTCGTGCGCGCCCTGGAGGCGGCCCTGGAGCAGCACCGGCTGGTCACGGCCGAGAAGGAGCTTCTGCGGGGCACGCTGCACGGCTGCATCAAGGTGCTCACGGAGATTCTGGGCCAGACCAACCCCGAGGCCTTCGGCCGGGCCGAGCGCATCAAGCGCCTGGCCAGGGCCATGGCCCCGCGCCTGCGCCTGAAGGACCCCTGGAAGGTGGAGCTGGCGGCCATGCTCTCGCAGATCGGGTGCATCTTCATCCCGGAGGAGATCGTGCAGCGCGGCAGTTGCGACGGCTCGCTCTCGCCGGAGGAGCTGCAGATCTACCACATGCACCCCACGGTGGGGTCCCAGCTGCTCTCGAGCATCCCCCGCCTGGAGGACGTGCGCGAAATGATCCGCCATCAGGAGGACTCCCTGGCGGACAACCCCGCCCAGCCGCGCGGGGCGCGCCTTCTCAAGATCTGCCTGGATTTCGACGCGCTGGAAAGCTGCCTGGGCTCCAAGGTGGACGCCGTGGGCCGCCTGAAGCAGACCCCCGAGCGCTACGACCCGGCCATCCTGGAGGCCTTCGAGCGCTACGTGCTGGCCGACACCGGGGTGGTGCCCCGCGACATCCGCCTCGCGGAGCTGCGCGAGGGCATGATCCTTGGCGAAGATCTTATGAGCGAGACCGGGGCCATGCTCCTGGCCAAGGGCCTGGAGGTGAACCCCTACAGCCTCATGCGCCTGCGCAATCTGGCCAAGGCCCAGAAGGTGCGCGAGCCCTTCCGCGTGCTGGTTCCCATGACGGGGGCGGCCTCACGCCAGGAGGACGCCGCCGGGGAACAGGCGGCGGGGTAG
- a CDS encoding Hpt domain-containing protein — translation MDSDDDILALFIEDAQEHLVGIEASLMDLEQDAQCDPELVNTIFRAAHSIKGGAGFLGLENVRELAHKLENILHMVRAGELAPSSALVSPLLKGFDLLRALIHQGLAGNGQDISGFIAELTELVAEGLPPSRQGHIEQRLSIPLPGGQDAFVLDRLTLEQALEGGRYIYLVEYDLIHDVHARGKTPLDIFAVMESSGLILDCRTDLAAVGDLDGPVGNVLPFYLLYATIVEPDVVGYLFALDVSRIRVVDPALLAPAREDAAPPPQALRLELPARYGAPELEDLRQRLLDSLDDAPALELDAGRVEKPDAALLQLLCAARRSASARGKSLRLTGLSPEAAAHCARLGFAPGTRAAAALPECHLLGQGGNLPGLGGLSA, via the coding sequence ATGGACTCCGACGACGACATCCTCGCCCTCTTCATCGAAGACGCCCAGGAGCACCTGGTCGGCATTGAGGCCTCCCTCATGGACCTGGAGCAGGACGCGCAGTGCGACCCCGAGCTGGTGAACACCATCTTCCGCGCGGCCCATTCCATCAAGGGCGGGGCGGGGTTCCTGGGGCTCGAGAACGTGCGCGAGCTGGCGCACAAGCTCGAAAACATCCTGCACATGGTGCGCGCGGGCGAGCTTGCGCCCTCCAGCGCCCTGGTCTCCCCGCTGCTCAAGGGGTTCGACCTCCTGCGCGCGCTCATCCACCAGGGCCTGGCCGGCAACGGGCAGGACATCTCCGGCTTCATCGCCGAGCTGACCGAGCTGGTGGCCGAAGGGCTCCCGCCCTCCCGCCAGGGCCACATTGAGCAGCGCCTGAGCATCCCCCTTCCCGGCGGGCAGGACGCCTTCGTCCTGGACCGGCTCACCCTGGAACAGGCCCTGGAGGGCGGCCGCTACATCTACCTCGTGGAGTACGACCTCATCCACGACGTGCACGCCCGGGGCAAGACGCCCCTGGACATCTTCGCGGTCATGGAGTCCAGCGGCCTGATCCTGGACTGCCGCACCGACCTGGCCGCCGTGGGCGACCTGGACGGCCCCGTGGGCAACGTGCTCCCCTTCTACCTGCTCTACGCCACCATCGTGGAGCCCGACGTGGTGGGCTACCTTTTCGCACTGGACGTCTCGCGCATCCGCGTGGTGGACCCGGCACTGCTCGCTCCGGCCAGGGAGGACGCAGCCCCGCCGCCGCAAGCCCTGCGCCTGGAGTTGCCCGCCCGATACGGCGCGCCCGAACTGGAGGACCTGCGCCAACGGCTGCTCGACTCCCTGGACGACGCCCCGGCCCTGGAACTGGACGCGGGGCGCGTGGAGAAGCCGGACGCCGCGCTGCTCCAGCTTCTTTGCGCCGCCCGGCGCTCCGCTTCCGCCAGGGGCAAGTCCCTGCGCCTGACGGGCCTGAGCCCCGAGGCCGCGGCCCACTGCGCGCGGCTGGGCTTCGCGCCGGGAACGCGCGCGGCCGCCGCCCTGCCCGAGTGCCACCTGCTCGGGCAGGGGGGAAACCTCCCGGGCCTGGGAGGGCTCAGCGCATGA
- a CDS encoding STAS domain-containing protein, which produces MSATVRPETNLVASQADAFKSHLKEALSESPGELTVDLSGVTAVDSVGLGVLIAAHNTLAKQGGALRLENVPGDILKLLRAMRLDRHFHVNA; this is translated from the coding sequence ATGTCGGCGACCGTACGCCCCGAAACGAATCTGGTGGCCTCCCAGGCCGACGCCTTCAAGAGCCACCTCAAGGAGGCCTTGAGCGAGTCGCCCGGGGAGCTCACCGTGGACCTCTCCGGCGTTACCGCCGTCGATTCCGTGGGCCTGGGCGTGCTCATCGCCGCGCACAACACCCTGGCCAAGCAGGGCGGCGCGCTGCGGCTGGAAAACGTGCCCGGCGACATCCTCAAGCTGCTGCGGGCCATGCGCCTGGACCGCCACTTCCACGTCAACGCCTAG
- a CDS encoding dual CXXC motif small (seleno)protein, with protein MRCRSCGRHFPLTQFADMLDEDWENYYASFPMDRL; from the coding sequence GTGCGCTGCAGGTCCTGCGGCAGGCATTTTCCGTTGACTCAGTTCGCCGACATGCTCGACGAGGACTGGGAGAACTACTACGCCTCGTTCCCCATGGACCGTCTCTAG
- a CDS encoding PP2C family protein-serine/threonine phosphatase: MTNLPQNPEHPADAPLILVVDDEAVNRKVLTWALSEAGFRTLPASSGHEARELALAHRPDLVILDILMPGESGFDVCESLQGHPATRDIPVIFLSGLTDTLDKIKGLELGAVDYVTKPFSGAEVVARARIHLRLRQARQALIAQQAARLSTLRQAQQAMLVNPRELPEASFAVRFLTHDAAGGDIYDVFRHSGSIHGYFLADVTGHDLGASLITPALKSLIRQNAGPLYGPAETFATMNGVLRQVLSEGQVVTASYLALNRASGKATLVRAGHPAPVLVRKGGAAEFLEPEGDVLGGFESAHFETLDLRLGRGDRFLLYSDGLVERHGRTHDQARDLLARACEHAAGLPLEDAADHVLSELLPDGEPTHDDVVLLVAEV; encoded by the coding sequence ATGACGAACCTGCCGCAAAACCCGGAACACCCCGCCGACGCCCCCCTGATCCTCGTCGTGGACGACGAGGCCGTGAACCGCAAGGTGCTCACCTGGGCGCTCTCCGAGGCGGGCTTCCGCACACTCCCGGCCTCCAGCGGCCATGAGGCCCGCGAGCTTGCCCTGGCCCATCGGCCCGACCTGGTGATCCTGGACATCCTCATGCCCGGGGAATCCGGCTTCGACGTGTGCGAGAGCCTGCAGGGACACCCTGCCACCCGCGACATCCCCGTCATCTTCCTTTCAGGGCTCACGGACACCCTCGACAAGATCAAGGGCCTCGAACTGGGTGCCGTGGACTACGTGACCAAGCCCTTTTCCGGGGCCGAGGTCGTGGCGCGCGCGCGCATCCACCTGCGCCTGCGCCAGGCCCGGCAGGCCCTCATCGCCCAGCAGGCGGCCAGGCTTTCCACCCTGCGCCAGGCCCAGCAGGCCATGCTCGTGAACCCGCGCGAACTCCCCGAGGCTTCCTTCGCCGTGCGCTTCCTCACCCACGACGCCGCAGGGGGCGACATCTACGACGTCTTCCGGCACAGCGGGTCCATCCACGGCTACTTCCTGGCCGACGTGACCGGACACGACCTGGGGGCGAGCCTCATCACCCCCGCGCTCAAGAGCCTTATCCGCCAGAACGCCGGCCCCCTCTACGGTCCCGCCGAGACCTTCGCCACCATGAACGGCGTGCTCCGCCAGGTGCTGAGCGAAGGCCAGGTGGTCACCGCCAGCTACCTGGCCCTGAACCGCGCGTCGGGCAAAGCGACCCTGGTGCGAGCCGGGCATCCCGCGCCGGTGCTGGTGCGCAAGGGCGGCGCGGCCGAGTTCCTTGAACCCGAGGGGGACGTGCTGGGCGGCTTCGAAAGCGCGCACTTCGAAACCCTGGACCTGCGCCTGGGCCGGGGCGACCGCTTCCTGCTCTACTCCGACGGGCTCGTGGAACGCCACGGCCGCACCCACGACCAGGCCCGGGACCTTCTGGCCCGCGCCTGCGAACATGCCGCCGGGCTCCCCCTGGAAGATGCCGCCGACCACGTCCTGTCCGAGCTCCTGCCGGACGGCGAACCGACACACGACGATGTTGTCCTTTTGGTGGCCGAGGTGTAG